In Cottoperca gobio unplaced genomic scaffold, fCotGob3.1 fCotGob3_305arrow_ctg1, whole genome shotgun sequence, a single window of DNA contains:
- the fga gene encoding LOW QUALITY PROTEIN: fibrinogen alpha chain (The sequence of the model RefSeq protein was modified relative to this genomic sequence to represent the inferred CDS: deleted 2 bases in 1 codon) yields MERLNLLVCLGFICVAPTLASLSPRGARPVEQGTRSEKCASEKEWPFCTDDQWGSKCPSGCRIQGLIDKFDNDALKKIEKIRSLLDQYKTKTAPADQVTKQTYEYVKDKLTIDSGHDSRYYDLAQNLRQRITDMKIRIDRQLRVMAALKDRVGDQVVEMQRLEVDIDIKLRSCKGSCESYSKYEVDQESYVGLQKQVDQLDSRAGKNIESVGTMYVMKSQQPQGVIMESIYKSGQSGQSGAAGQQRVDMFPDVKTVNLILESEGSSSSPATVSKDPGTSYSQSTSSTSSSSPMPSKSITELGGNGDFLSTGGGGFGHSSTSHVSVTCTKTIRRTVVQTKDGPVEKVEEVMEGGPECQALTDLTNGGASSLFPGLVHTSSSSSSSSSSTTRNVHTGGAKGSLLDTKGAFMDPFGTDLGLFKTDHGDDDLPDFHARSVKSGRTEREADYIGKDCVEAYRKHLKGETNGLFQIKPGGADSTQVVEVYCRQEGLMGGWLLVQQRESGALSFNRTWAEYRSGFGSVDVRGRGEIWLGNQNLHLLTNQGESMLKVELEDWEGGVASAEYTVRVGTEEEGYPLHVSGYIGEAGDALLVSHNGMKFSTFDRDNDRREGSCAETCGGGWWYNSCQSANLNGIYYKGTYDPENNAPYQIENGVVWPTFKPANYSLRTVRMFVRSAAF; encoded by the exons ATGGAGAGACTCAACTTACTCGTCTGCCTCGGCTTCATCTGTGTGGCTCCGACTCTG GCCTCGTTGAGCCCCCGAGGAGCGCGCCCCGTGGAGCAGGGCACCAGGTCGGAGAAGTGCGCCAGTGAGAAGGAGTGGCCTTTCTGCACAGACGACCAATGG GGCTCTAAATGCCCATCGGGCTGCAGGATCCAGGGTCTGATCGATAAATTCGACAACGACGCGCTGAAGAAGATCGAGAAGATCCGCAGCCTCCTCGATCAGTACAAAACCAAA ACCGCTCCCGCCGACCAGGTCACCAAACAGACCTACGAATACGTGAAGGACAAGCTCACCATCGACTctg GTCATGATAGCCGCTACTACGACCTGGCCCAGAATCTGCGTCAGAGAATCACAGACATGAAGATCAGGATCGACCGGCAGCTGAGGGTCATGGCGGCGCTGAAGGATCGAGTCGGAGACCAGGTGGTGGAGATGCAGAGGCTGGAG GTGGATATCGATATTAAGCTTCGCTCCTGCAAAGGATCGTGTGAAAGCTATTCGAAATACGAGGTGGACCAGGAGAGCTACGTGGGCCTGCAGAAACAG GTGGACCAACTGGACTCCAGGGCAGGAAAGAACATCGAGTCTGTGGGGACGATGTACGTGATGAAGAGCCAGCAGCCGCAGGGCGTCATCATGGAGAGCATCTACAAGAGCGGCCAGAGCGGCCAGAGCGGCGCGGCAGGGCAGCAGAGAGTCGACATGTTCCCGGAT GTGAAGACGGTGAATCTGATCCTGGAGTCGGAAGGCTCCAGCTCGTCCCCAGCAACCGTCTCCAAGGACCCAGGTACTTCCTACTCTCAGTCTACGTCATCTACGTCGTCCTCGTCCCCCATGCCGTCTAAATCCATCACTGAGCTCGGAGGCAACGGCGATTTCCTCAGTACGGGCGGTGGGGGATTCGGCCATTCCAGTACAAGCCACGTAAGCGTCACGTGCACCAAGACCATCCGGAGGACCGTCGTCCAAACCAAGGACGGGCCGgtggagaaggtggaggaggtgatggagggaGGCCCCGAGTGCCAGGCGCTGACGGACCTCACTAATGGAGGAGCGAGCTCCCTCTTCCCCGGCCTCGTCcacacatcctcctcctcttcctcctcctcttcttctacgACCAGGAACGTCCACACCGGCGGCGCTAAGGGAAGCCTCTTAGATACCAAAGGTGCGTTCATGGATCCATTCGGTACTGACCTCGGCTTGTTCAAGACGGACCACGGAGATGACGACCTTCCTGATTTCCACGCCCGGAGTGTGAAGAGCGGGCGTACCGAGCGGGAAGCAGATTATATAGGAAAAG ATTGTGTCGAAGCCTACCGGAAGCACCTCAAAGGGGAAACGAACGGCCTGTTTCAGATCAAACCCGGCGGTGCCGACTCCACACAGGTAGTTGAGGTTTACTGCCGGCAGGAGGGGCTGATGGGCGGGTGGTTGTTAGTCCAGCAAAGAGAGAGTGGCGCACTCAGTTTCAACCGCACCTGGGCCGAATACCGCAGCGGGTTTGGCTCGGTGGACGTGAGGGGCAGAGGGGAGATCTGGCTCGGCAACCAGAACCTCCACCTGTTGACTAACCAGGGGGAGAGCATGCTgaaggtggagctggaggattGGGAAGGGGGCGTAGCCAGTGCGGAGTACACGGTCAGGGTCGGCACGGAGGAGGAGGGGTACCCGCTGCACGTGTCCGGGTACATCGGGGAGGCCGGGGACGCTCTGCTCGTGTCCCACAACGGGATGAAGTTCAGCACCTTCGACAGAGACAACGACCGGCGGGAGGGGAGTTGCGCGGAGACGTGCGGGGGCGGGTGGTGGTACAACAGCTGTCAGTCGGCCAACTTGAACGGGATTTATTACAAAGGCACGTACGACCCGGAGAACAACGCGCCGTACCAGATAGAAAACGGAGTCGTGTGGCCGACGTTCAAACCGGCCAATTACAGCCTGAGAACCGTTCGCATGTTCGTCCGATCGGCTGCTTTCTAA